Proteins from one Thermococcus sp. M36 genomic window:
- a CDS encoding transglutaminase-like domain-containing protein, giving the protein MAMRKFIPALLLVLIVVASGCLFKPPAEVKFSVDRTVVRPGGTIHVMILVNNTGKVGLTGATLVLGDDTFQILQEPKFPKVLPVGESVQLVWILRAPPKQGVYNLKLSLELTDELKRSWTGFYGQFRITVSDTISSSEEIPVSVEAPDTVSGGDVYRLTLRIENPMNGQISLSDIQLDLLDGMEVLGSDAVPETVEPGQTVTIGYLIKAPYTKREGYVSVIVKYRIGRVERSAVESVPMKVVWRPWEASSNDLDGAYGPEYYWVVKNRIVDSYWESFYNSTSEFDRKELGNFTRGIIDGAESEVEAARAILNWMDRHYSFSSNTSTLEPGEILLKDRASYSEAQILFTAMMRSINVPAMMITLYDGTSCMKHPITGFYTADGWYIVDIRHGFLGSMDEYLASPYFPKVHQLVNDGGYRLVAQNPSLLTGHEHVDVTEYFMASLEDRLLATILQRLKPELRSKFMIAINDLQGDERLYALFLMSAAPSQDDLNRVVGEYSISQIEQNVKTMYDFYKNMKWADDFTRYWKIFAGEE; this is encoded by the coding sequence ATGGCCATGAGAAAGTTTATCCCTGCTTTGCTCCTCGTTCTCATTGTGGTGGCATCAGGCTGTCTGTTCAAACCTCCCGCCGAGGTCAAATTCTCGGTGGACAGGACTGTGGTCAGACCCGGCGGGACAATCCATGTCATGATACTCGTCAACAACACCGGAAAAGTCGGGCTCACCGGGGCCACGCTGGTCCTTGGAGACGACACTTTCCAGATACTCCAGGAACCAAAGTTCCCCAAGGTTCTCCCGGTGGGTGAGAGCGTCCAGCTGGTCTGGATACTGCGCGCCCCTCCCAAACAGGGAGTTTACAACCTCAAACTCTCCCTTGAGCTGACGGACGAGCTTAAGCGCTCTTGGACTGGATTTTACGGACAGTTCCGGATAACGGTCTCGGACACCATATCTTCTTCGGAGGAGATCCCGGTTTCTGTGGAAGCACCGGACACGGTCAGCGGTGGGGACGTCTACCGGCTGACCCTGAGGATCGAGAACCCGATGAACGGCCAGATAAGCCTGTCTGACATCCAGCTTGACCTCCTTGATGGAATGGAAGTGCTGGGTTCGGACGCGGTTCCGGAGACAGTTGAGCCGGGTCAGACTGTGACTATCGGCTACCTCATCAAGGCCCCATACACCAAAAGGGAAGGATACGTGTCTGTGATAGTAAAGTACCGCATAGGAAGGGTGGAGCGCAGTGCCGTCGAGAGCGTGCCGATGAAAGTTGTGTGGAGGCCGTGGGAAGCGTCCAGCAATGACCTTGACGGGGCATACGGGCCCGAATACTACTGGGTTGTTAAGAACCGCATTGTTGATTCGTACTGGGAGTCCTTCTACAACTCAACCTCCGAGTTCGACAGAAAGGAGCTCGGCAACTTCACCCGGGGCATAATCGACGGGGCCGAATCCGAGGTGGAAGCCGCTAGGGCGATACTGAACTGGATGGACAGGCACTACTCGTTCTCCAGCAACACATCAACCCTTGAACCCGGTGAGATACTCCTGAAAGACAGGGCCAGCTACAGCGAGGCCCAGATACTCTTCACCGCCATGATGCGCTCAATCAACGTTCCTGCAATGATGATAACACTGTACGACGGCACATCCTGTATGAAGCATCCAATCACGGGATTTTACACAGCCGACGGGTGGTACATAGTTGACATCCGGCACGGGTTCCTCGGTTCCATGGATGAGTACCTTGCAAGCCCATACTTCCCCAAGGTACACCAGCTGGTAAACGACGGAGGATACCGGCTCGTGGCCCAGAACCCATCCTTGCTCACGGGGCATGAACACGTGGACGTTACTGAGTACTTTATGGCATCCCTGGAAGACAGGCTGCTTGCCACAATACTCCAGAGGCTCAAGCCCGAGCTTAGGTCCAAGTTCATGATCGCCATTAACGACCTCCAGGGGGATGAGAGGCTCTACGCGCTCTTCCTGATGTCAGCGGCGCCCAGCCAGGACGACCTCAACAGGGTGGTTGGAGAGTACAGCATCTCCCAGATAGAGCAAAACGTAAAAACCATGTATGATTTCTACAAGAACATGAAATGGGCCGACGATTTCACCAGGTACTGGAAGATATTCGCGGGTGAAGAGTGA
- a CDS encoding tRNA (cytidine(56)-2'-O)-methyltransferase has product MITVLRLGHRPERDKRITTHVALTARAFGADKIIIAAEEDEHVRDSVEDVVRRWGGPFEIAFDPSWKRMMRGWKESGGIIVHLTMYGIHIDDALPAIKRELKTGRDVMVVVGAEKVPRDVYEMADYNVAVGNQPHSEVAALAVFLDRLLDGGGLRKEFSNAKLRIVPQERGKRVIELG; this is encoded by the coding sequence ATGATAACGGTGCTTCGCCTGGGACACAGGCCGGAGAGGGACAAGAGGATTACGACACACGTGGCACTAACAGCGAGGGCATTCGGAGCGGATAAAATAATAATCGCCGCAGAGGAAGATGAGCACGTCAGGGACAGTGTCGAGGACGTCGTGAGGCGCTGGGGAGGGCCTTTTGAGATAGCATTCGATCCCAGCTGGAAAAGGATGATGCGCGGGTGGAAGGAGTCCGGGGGAATAATAGTCCACCTGACGATGTACGGGATCCACATAGACGACGCCCTGCCAGCCATAAAGAGAGAACTGAAAACCGGAAGGGACGTGATGGTTGTCGTCGGGGCCGAGAAGGTCCCAAGGGACGTCTACGAGATGGCAGACTACAACGTGGCGGTTGGTAATCAGCCCCACAGCGAGGTTGCCGCTCTGGCGGTCTTCCTCGACAGGCTGCTGGATGGTGGGGGCCTCAGGAAGGAGTTCAGCAACGCAAAGCTCAGGATAGTCCCACAGGAGCGCGGGAAGAGGGTAATCGAGCTTGGGTAA
- the pgsA gene encoding archaetidylinositol phosphate synthase — translation MVLNRYRENVKGYLEAIVRPLAKAGITPNTITILGLLISLVGAYLFSQREQFLAAIVLLFGSLIDALDGTLARMTGKTSRFGAFLDSTFDRISDGTVLFGIALGNLVDWRIAFIAFMGSYLVSYERCRAELAGSGKLAVGIAERAERLLILIITAMFGYVEYGVYIIAVLAWITVFQRMWAAYQRLR, via the coding sequence ATGGTGCTCAACAGGTACCGCGAAAACGTCAAGGGCTACCTCGAAGCGATAGTGAGACCTCTGGCAAAGGCGGGCATTACGCCGAACACGATAACCATCCTGGGACTGCTGATAAGCCTCGTCGGTGCCTACCTGTTTTCCCAGAGGGAGCAGTTCTTGGCAGCCATTGTCCTGCTATTCGGCTCGCTCATAGACGCCCTTGATGGAACCCTCGCGAGGATGACCGGGAAGACCAGCCGCTTCGGTGCCTTCCTCGACTCAACTTTCGACAGGATAAGCGATGGGACCGTTCTCTTCGGCATTGCTTTGGGGAATCTCGTGGACTGGAGAATAGCTTTCATTGCCTTCATGGGCAGCTATCTGGTGAGCTACGAGCGCTGCCGGGCGGAGCTTGCCGGTTCAGGGAAGCTCGCCGTGGGAATAGCGGAGAGGGCCGAAAGGCTGCTCATACTCATAATAACCGCCATGTTTGGCTACGTGGAGTACGGGGTTTACATCATTGCCGTGCTCGCGTGGATAACGGTTTTCCAGCGCATGTGGGCGGCATACCAGAGGCTCAGGTGA
- a CDS encoding TIGR02253 family HAD-type hydrolase — translation MLRAVFFDFVGTLITKEGENVTHQNIVREVLRKAGREDLDYIKLWKEYEAESSALFKELAGKPYVKIRDVDTEAMKRVAERRGFDVPADFWEISMAMHEKYGELFPDAVETIRALKDLGLHIGIITDSDNDYIEAHLKALGIYDLFDSITTSEDAGFYKPHEGPFLLALERAGVKAGESLYVGDNPTKDCVGARKVGMLSVLLDPEGKKRELWGDCDFVVSKLSDVVAIAKGLMEK, via the coding sequence ATGCTAAGGGCGGTGTTCTTCGACTTCGTCGGGACGCTCATCACTAAGGAGGGCGAGAACGTTACCCACCAGAACATAGTGAGGGAAGTCCTTAGAAAGGCTGGCAGGGAAGACTTAGATTATATTAAGCTCTGGAAGGAGTACGAGGCTGAAAGCTCCGCCCTCTTTAAAGAGCTGGCCGGAAAGCCCTACGTTAAAATCAGGGACGTTGACACCGAGGCCATGAAAAGGGTCGCGGAAAGGCGCGGCTTCGATGTTCCGGCCGATTTCTGGGAGATAAGCATGGCGATGCACGAGAAATACGGTGAGCTGTTCCCCGATGCGGTCGAAACGATCAGAGCCCTCAAAGACCTCGGCCTCCACATAGGAATAATCACCGATTCGGACAACGACTATATAGAAGCCCACCTCAAGGCCCTCGGCATCTACGACCTCTTCGACAGCATTACCACGAGCGAGGATGCCGGTTTCTATAAACCCCACGAGGGGCCTTTCCTTCTGGCGCTTGAGAGGGCGGGGGTTAAAGCTGGGGAATCCCTCTACGTCGGCGACAACCCCACGAAGGACTGCGTCGGAGCCAGAAAGGTTGGGATGCTGAGCGTCCTCCTCGATCCTGAGGGGAAAAAGCGCGAACTCTGGGGGGACTGCGACTTCGTGGTCTCGAAGCTTTCCGACGTGGTCGCGATAGCGAAGGGACTAATGGAAAAATGA
- a CDS encoding ASCH domain-containing protein, with protein sequence MRHLKFDGRYAEAILSGRKRATVRLGRGPNLKEGDTILIHSGGYALGKAVIERIETKTVGELTDEDAFLDGFSSREELINALKQHYKHVSDDSTAHVIVFRLVEKFSRPVMSSDYAYEGNNPIEIAEIALKHLDLSEEDRQLIELFLRIGSLRKAAHRLGGMNKRYLIRNALRRAYEELKRRGLMGPKL encoded by the coding sequence ATGCGCCACCTGAAGTTCGACGGGCGCTACGCCGAGGCGATACTCAGCGGAAGGAAGAGGGCCACCGTCAGGCTCGGCAGGGGGCCAAACCTCAAAGAAGGCGATACCATCCTCATACACTCCGGCGGCTACGCCCTCGGAAAGGCAGTCATCGAGAGGATTGAGACCAAAACCGTCGGCGAGCTGACGGATGAGGATGCTTTTCTTGACGGTTTCTCAAGCCGTGAGGAGCTGATAAACGCGCTCAAACAGCACTACAAGCACGTCAGCGACGACTCAACGGCCCATGTCATAGTCTTCCGGCTGGTGGAGAAGTTCAGCAGGCCCGTCATGAGTTCGGACTATGCGTACGAGGGCAACAACCCCATAGAGATAGCGGAAATAGCGCTTAAACATCTCGACCTTTCTGAAGAAGACAGGCAACTCATAGAGCTTTTCCTCCGGATAGGGAGCCTCAGGAAAGCCGCCCACAGGCTCGGCGGCATGAACAAGCGCTACCTCATCAGGAACGCTCTGAGGAGGGCCTACGAGGAGCTTAAAAGGCGGGGCCTCATGGGGCCAAAACTCTGA
- a CDS encoding ASCH domain-containing protein, with amino-acid sequence MRVYRLRVREEYLDYIRSGEKRIEVRVAYPQLRGIKLGDKIIFNDQVPAVVTSVKRYETFRQVLREEPIKKIFPDEPSFERAVKRFHNMYPKWKENRYGVIAIRFKLVGEKG; translated from the coding sequence ATGAGGGTCTATCGACTCAGGGTTCGTGAGGAGTACCTTGATTATATACGGTCTGGGGAGAAGAGAATAGAGGTCAGGGTCGCATACCCACAGCTGAGGGGCATAAAGCTGGGGGACAAAATAATATTCAACGACCAAGTGCCCGCGGTGGTAACGTCCGTTAAGCGCTATGAGACCTTCCGCCAGGTTCTCCGGGAGGAGCCGATAAAGAAGATATTTCCGGACGAGCCGAGCTTCGAGAGGGCGGTGAAGAGGTTCCACAACATGTACCCCAAGTGGAAGGAGAACCGCTACGGTGTCATAGCAATAAGGTTCAAGCTCGTGGGCGAGAAAGGGTGA
- a CDS encoding class III signal peptide-containing protein gives MRRAQGAIEYLFMLAAVLIIVLVATRVVLNGVRNMDAAIEDYITQVRQQILENL, from the coding sequence ATGAGGCGGGCCCAGGGCGCAATAGAGTACCTCTTCATGCTTGCCGCTGTTCTCATCATAGTACTAGTGGCGACGAGGGTCGTTCTCAACGGGGTAAGGAACATGGACGCGGCAATAGAAGATTACATAACACAGGTAAGACAGCAGATCCTTGAAAACCTCTGA
- a CDS encoding A24 family peptidase C-terminal domain-containing protein translates to MEFLPFVLGLAMGLLTSYTDVKTGFIFDNHVFPTLTLMGKLLGWEEGEEGDTGLPGWVEKLTVPAVEVGILYYLYLGIKAQDPTLAASGLIGLILGFLLGLLLYYIGAWASGDAVILAGFSALLPYAPATASVVAPYALRYPLYPLTILLNSLIAIFPFIFLYAFGVILSRRQFDELKRIFTDGARLTGEVALWIMAALGFRLIIYDLSGTAITGIWSWLFTIAVIYALGKFRKVGDAIGLAVLAYLLYTDPAPVMGVFLRLLAVLYIFKVFFSLVKFMRTGVLMEEVPVEELREWDILGETVFEKDGTVLRDRSDPLTRMKNAVVSGDPSLLRSDYGRIIASPTAEGLRKEQIEELRRLVEEGRLENRFLRKKSMPFAPALFLGFLISYFWGDIFWWIQLKMAGL, encoded by the coding sequence ATGGAGTTTCTGCCCTTCGTTCTGGGCCTGGCTATGGGGCTTCTTACTTCCTACACGGACGTAAAGACAGGCTTCATCTTTGACAACCACGTTTTTCCGACGCTCACCCTCATGGGGAAACTCCTCGGCTGGGAAGAGGGTGAAGAAGGCGACACCGGCCTCCCCGGATGGGTCGAAAAGCTCACTGTTCCGGCCGTTGAGGTCGGAATACTGTACTACCTCTACCTCGGCATCAAAGCCCAGGATCCAACACTTGCCGCTTCGGGCCTCATAGGGCTAATCCTCGGCTTTTTACTGGGTCTGCTCCTCTACTACATTGGAGCATGGGCGAGCGGTGATGCCGTTATACTGGCCGGATTCTCGGCACTGCTCCCCTACGCACCCGCAACAGCGTCAGTGGTGGCTCCCTACGCCCTCCGGTACCCCCTCTACCCGCTGACGATACTCCTGAACAGCCTCATAGCGATTTTCCCCTTCATATTCCTCTACGCCTTTGGCGTGATACTGTCCAGAAGACAGTTTGATGAACTGAAGCGGATATTCACGGACGGGGCCAGGCTGACCGGTGAGGTCGCCCTGTGGATAATGGCAGCCCTCGGCTTCAGGCTGATAATATATGACCTGTCGGGAACAGCGATAACGGGGATATGGTCATGGCTGTTCACAATCGCGGTCATATACGCCCTTGGAAAGTTCAGGAAAGTCGGAGACGCCATAGGATTAGCAGTGCTGGCTTACCTTCTCTACACCGACCCCGCACCTGTGATGGGGGTGTTCCTCAGGCTCCTAGCAGTCCTGTACATCTTCAAGGTGTTCTTCTCCCTCGTTAAGTTCATGAGAACCGGCGTCCTAATGGAGGAGGTGCCTGTCGAGGAGTTGAGGGAGTGGGACATACTCGGTGAGACCGTTTTCGAGAAGGATGGGACAGTTCTCAGGGACAGGAGTGACCCCCTCACGCGCATGAAGAACGCCGTTGTCTCCGGGGACCCATCACTCCTGAGGTCTGACTACGGAAGGATAATAGCGTCCCCCACTGCGGAGGGCCTCAGAAAGGAGCAGATAGAGGAGCTCAGGCGCCTTGTGGAAGAGGGAAGGCTCGAGAACAGGTTTTTAAGAAAGAAGTCCATGCCCTTTGCCCCTGCACTGTTCCTCGGTTTCCTCATTAGCTACTTCTGGGGCGATATCTTTTGGTGGATACAGCTCAAGATGGCCGGGCTGTGA
- a CDS encoding HAD-IB family phosphatase — MVRLISFDLEGTLVKSISSWVELHKRFGTWEKGKEYAELFFAGKIDYVKWAELDASLWKGHTRDEILEWANSVEYMDGARELIEFLKRNDFKIAILSSGLMCLAGRIAEELGVDYVYANELIFDKNGVVTGKVNPAVDFKSKGNILRELKEELKPELTVAVGDGYNDLSMFREADVSIAINPHEGVEGDHNVDSLWEVKEIITGLLE, encoded by the coding sequence ATGGTGAGGCTTATCTCTTTCGATCTTGAGGGCACGCTAGTGAAATCAATCTCGAGCTGGGTGGAACTCCACAAGAGGTTCGGGACCTGGGAGAAGGGGAAGGAGTACGCGGAGCTTTTCTTTGCAGGTAAAATAGACTACGTGAAGTGGGCCGAGCTGGACGCGTCGCTCTGGAAGGGGCACACGAGGGACGAGATACTGGAATGGGCGAACTCTGTAGAATACATGGACGGGGCCAGAGAGCTGATAGAATTTCTGAAGCGGAACGACTTCAAGATAGCGATCCTCTCGAGCGGTCTTATGTGTCTCGCCGGAAGGATAGCGGAAGAGCTCGGCGTCGATTACGTCTATGCCAACGAACTCATCTTTGACAAGAACGGCGTTGTCACCGGGAAGGTGAATCCCGCGGTGGACTTCAAGAGCAAGGGAAACATCCTGCGGGAGCTTAAAGAGGAACTCAAGCCCGAACTCACGGTAGCGGTCGGCGACGGCTATAACGATCTCAGTATGTTCAGAGAGGCCGATGTCAGCATAGCGATAAACCCCCACGAGGGTGTGGAAGGCGACCACAACGTCGACAGCCTCTGGGAAGTGAAGGAGATAATAACAGGCCTGCTGGAGTAG
- a CDS encoding protein-L-isoaspartate(D-aspartate) O-methyltransferase → MVDGEELKRRWERTVEALFRERVIKSEAVKRAFLKYPRYLFVEKRYWSYAHIDEPLPIPAGQTISAPHMVAIMLELTELKPGMRVLEIGTGSGWNAALISELVKTDVYTVERIPELVEFAHRNLERAGVRNVHIFLGDGTKGFPPKAPYDRIIVTAGAPKIPEPLVEQLRPGGRLIIPVGRYHLWQDLYVVEKTEDGKIRKKHWGSVAFVPLIGEHGWRE, encoded by the coding sequence ATGGTTGATGGGGAGGAACTCAAGCGGAGATGGGAGAGAACCGTTGAAGCGCTTTTCCGAGAGAGGGTCATCAAAAGTGAGGCTGTTAAGCGGGCTTTTCTGAAGTATCCTCGATATCTCTTTGTTGAAAAGCGCTACTGGAGCTACGCCCACATCGATGAGCCCCTTCCAATCCCTGCGGGGCAAACGATAAGCGCACCCCACATGGTGGCGATAATGCTCGAGCTCACCGAGCTAAAACCTGGAATGAGAGTCCTTGAGATAGGAACCGGAAGCGGGTGGAACGCGGCTCTGATATCTGAACTCGTGAAGACCGACGTTTACACCGTTGAGCGGATTCCCGAGCTGGTCGAGTTCGCGCACAGAAACCTCGAACGGGCTGGCGTTAGGAACGTTCACATCTTCCTCGGAGACGGTACAAAGGGCTTTCCGCCGAAGGCGCCCTACGACAGGATAATAGTCACCGCTGGAGCACCAAAGATTCCGGAGCCTTTAGTGGAGCAGCTCAGGCCCGGTGGGAGGCTTATAATCCCGGTCGGAAGATACCACCTCTGGCAGGACCTCTATGTGGTCGAAAAAACTGAGGATGGAAAAATACGAAAGAAGCACTGGGGCAGCGTTGCGTTCGTGCCCCTCATAGGTGAGCACGGCTGGAGGGAGTAG
- a CDS encoding ribonuclease P protein component 4 encodes MSRKKFIRQKEQREKKRIARERVEILFTLAERVFPYEPELANRYVEIALAVQQKAKIRMPRKWKRRYCKKCHSFLVPGKNTRVRLRSRPYPHVVIKCLNCGHIMRYPYLREQKARRRNSMKGKTGEKAGQTSIKGSNHSGSE; translated from the coding sequence ATGTCAAGGAAGAAGTTTATACGCCAGAAAGAGCAGAGGGAGAAGAAGAGAATCGCCAGGGAAAGGGTTGAGATACTCTTCACGTTAGCAGAGCGGGTTTTTCCCTACGAGCCAGAATTAGCCAACCGCTACGTCGAGATAGCCCTCGCAGTTCAGCAGAAGGCCAAGATAAGGATGCCGAGGAAGTGGAAGCGGCGCTACTGCAAGAAATGCCACTCCTTCCTAGTTCCAGGAAAGAACACAAGGGTAAGGCTGAGGAGCCGGCCCTACCCCCACGTCGTGATCAAATGCCTCAACTGCGGACACATCATGCGCTACCCGTATTTGAGGGAGCAGAAGGCACGGAGAAGGAACTCCATGAAGGGAAAGACCGGCGAAAAAGCGGGACAGACGAGTATTAAAGGAAGCAATCATTCGGGCTCTGAGTGA
- a CDS encoding cyclase family protein: MIVDLSVPISEETPVYPDDPPVGMKLWAVIDRDGYYMNALKLGEHTGTHVDAPAHFVPGGKTVDEIPLEKFIGRGLVLDVRAGDGPVKLDEIPDSGYFDRIVLFLTGGRELSPEVALFLVAEGAKAVGTDAMSIGDDAVHKILLSAEVPIFENLTNLEVLLDMEFTFMAFPLKIEGGSGSPVRAVAVVHSEPE, from the coding sequence ATGATAGTTGACCTCTCAGTACCCATCTCCGAGGAGACTCCCGTATATCCGGACGATCCCCCTGTGGGGATGAAGCTCTGGGCCGTCATCGACAGAGATGGCTACTACATGAACGCCCTTAAGCTCGGTGAGCATACTGGAACCCACGTTGACGCCCCGGCCCACTTCGTACCTGGTGGAAAGACCGTGGATGAGATACCCCTTGAGAAGTTCATCGGCCGCGGCCTTGTTCTGGACGTTCGCGCCGGCGACGGGCCGGTAAAGCTCGACGAGATTCCGGATTCGGGCTACTTCGATAGAATAGTCCTGTTCCTGACAGGCGGAAGGGAGCTCTCCCCCGAGGTGGCGCTGTTCCTAGTGGCTGAGGGGGCAAAAGCCGTCGGAACCGACGCGATGAGCATCGGCGACGACGCCGTCCACAAGATACTACTGTCGGCCGAAGTGCCGATTTTCGAGAATCTCACCAACCTCGAAGTTCTTCTGGACATGGAGTTCACATTTATGGCCTTTCCTCTGAAAATAGAGGGCGGCTCAGGGAGCCCCGTTAGGGCCGTGGCGGTGGTTCACTCAGAGCCCGAATGA
- a CDS encoding adenosylhomocysteinase has protein sequence MDCTKDYCVRDISLAPSGKKKIDWVSRFMPVLQHIRADFEKRKPFKGVRIATTLHLEMKTAFLLLTLKAAGAEVSAAASNPLSTQDDVVAALAKAGVKVYAIRGEDREEYYEFMHKALDIRPNIIIDDGADMISTLMRERQELVDGVWGASEETTTGVIRLRAMEKDGVLKFPIIAVNDSYTKYLFDNRYGTGQSTWDGILRTTNLLIAGKNVVVVGYGWCGRGIAMRAKGLGATVIVVEVDPIRALEARMDGFLVMDMKEAAKVGDIFVTSTGDINCIRKEHFEVMKDGVILANAGHFDVEISKPDLEALAVEISEPRPNITEYKLKDGRRLYLLAEGRLVNLAAADGHPAEIMDMSFSLQAKAAEYILNNHEKLEPKVYVLPREIDEMVARIKLSSMGIRIEELTEEQRRYLESWEHGT, from the coding sequence ATGGACTGCACGAAGGATTACTGCGTTAGGGACATATCGCTCGCCCCAAGCGGGAAGAAGAAGATAGACTGGGTCTCCAGGTTCATGCCGGTTCTTCAGCACATAAGGGCTGACTTCGAGAAGAGAAAGCCCTTCAAAGGAGTCAGGATAGCCACAACGCTCCACCTTGAGATGAAGACGGCCTTCCTTCTCCTGACGCTCAAAGCTGCAGGTGCCGAAGTCTCAGCGGCTGCGAGCAACCCACTTTCGACCCAGGACGACGTCGTCGCAGCACTGGCCAAGGCAGGTGTCAAGGTTTACGCCATTAGGGGCGAGGATAGGGAGGAATACTACGAGTTCATGCACAAGGCGCTCGACATAAGGCCCAACATCATCATAGACGATGGTGCAGACATGATAAGCACCCTGATGAGGGAGAGGCAGGAGCTCGTCGATGGGGTCTGGGGCGCGAGTGAGGAAACCACCACAGGCGTGATAAGGCTCCGCGCGATGGAGAAGGATGGGGTTCTGAAGTTCCCCATCATAGCGGTCAACGATTCCTACACCAAGTACCTCTTTGACAACCGCTATGGAACCGGCCAGTCAACGTGGGACGGAATACTGAGGACGACGAACCTCCTTATAGCGGGCAAGAACGTCGTCGTTGTCGGCTACGGCTGGTGCGGAAGGGGCATAGCCATGCGCGCGAAGGGGCTCGGCGCTACCGTCATAGTCGTCGAGGTTGACCCGATAAGGGCTCTGGAAGCGAGGATGGACGGCTTCCTCGTCATGGACATGAAGGAAGCCGCTAAGGTTGGAGACATCTTCGTCACCTCGACGGGCGACATCAACTGCATAAGGAAGGAGCACTTCGAGGTCATGAAGGACGGTGTAATCCTCGCCAACGCTGGGCACTTCGACGTCGAGATAAGCAAGCCAGATCTTGAGGCTCTGGCCGTCGAAATAAGCGAGCCGAGGCCCAACATCACGGAGTACAAACTGAAGGACGGTAGAAGGCTCTACCTGCTCGCGGAGGGCAGGCTGGTCAATCTGGCAGCGGCGGACGGCCACCCGGCGGAGATAATGGACATGAGCTTCTCACTACAGGCGAAGGCCGCCGAATACATACTGAACAACCACGAAAAACTTGAGCCAAAGGTCTACGTCCTTCCAAGGGAGATAGATGAGATGGTGGCAAGGATCAAGCTATCTTCGATGGGAATAAGGATTGAGGAGCTGACCGAGGAGCAGAGGCGTTATCTGGAGAGCTGGGAGCACGGAACCTAG